A genomic region of Raphanus sativus cultivar WK10039 chromosome 6, ASM80110v3, whole genome shotgun sequence contains the following coding sequences:
- the LOC108805992 gene encoding SNF1-related protein kinase catalytic subunit alpha KIN10 isoform X2: protein MDGSGGGRGGGVESILPNYKLGRTLGIGSFGRVKIAEHSLTGHKVAIKILNRRKIKNMEMEEKVRREIKILRLFMHPHIIRLYEVIETPTDIYLVMEYVNSGELFDYIVEKGRLQEDEARNFFQQIISGVEYCHRNMVVHRDLKPENLLLDSKCNVKIADFGLSNIMRDGHFLKTSCGSPNYAAPEVISGKLYAGPEVDVWSCGVILYALLCGTLPFDDENIPNLFKKIKGGIYTLPSHLSGGARDLIPRMLVVDPMKRVTIPEIRQHHWFQAHLPRYLAVPPPDTVQQAKKIDEEILQEVINMGFDRNLLIESLRNRTQNDGTVTYYLILDNRFRVSAGYLGAEFQETMEGTPRMHPAESVASPVSHRLPGLMEFQGVGLRSQYPAERKWALGLQFD from the exons ATGGATGGATCAGGAGGAGGTAGAGGTGGTGGCGTGGAATCGATTCTACCTAATTACAAGCTTGGCAGAACTCTCGGTATCGGTTCCTTTGGTCGTGTTAAGATTGCTGAACACTCTTTGACCGGACACAAAGTTGCCATCAAGATCCTCAACCGTCGCAAAATCAAGAACATGGAGATGGAGGAAAAAG TGAGGAGAGAGATCAAAATCCTGAGACTCTTTATGCATCCTCACATCATCCGTCTCTATGAAGTCATCGAGACTCCCACTGATATCTATCTCGTCATGGAGTATGTCAACTCTGGTGAGCTCTTTGACTATATTGTGGAGAAGGGTAGACTACAGGAGGACGAGGCCAGGAACTTTTTTCAGCAg ATAATATCGGGAGTTGAGTATTGCCATCGGAATATGGTTGTTCACAGGGATCTTAAGCCTGAAAACTTGCTTTTGGACTCCAAATGCAATGTAAAAATTGCTGATTTTGGACTGAGCAACATTATGCGAGATGGTCATTTTCTCAAGACAAGCTGTGGTAGTCCCAATTACGCTGCTCCAGAG GTCATTTCGGGCAAATTATATGCTGGCCCTGAAGTAGACGTCTGGAGCTGTGGTGTGATACTCTACGCTCTTCTCTGTGGGACTCTTCCCTTTGATGATGAGAACATTCCCAACCTTTTTAAGAAGATTAAG GGAGGAATATACACACTACCTAGCCATTTATCCGGTGGTGCTAGAGATCTGATCCCCAGGATGCTCGTGGTAGACCCCATGAAAAGAGTAACCATTCCTGAGATACGGCAACACCATTGGTTCCAAGCTCATCTTCCTAGGTATTTAGCTGTTCCTCCTCCAGATACGGTTCAGCAGGCCAAAAAG ATTGACGAGGAGATTCTCCAAGAAGTTATCAATATGGGATTTGACAGAAACCTCCTCATTGAGTCTCTCCGCAACCGGACCCAAAATGAT GGGACTGTGACATACTATCTGATACTGGACAACCGGTTCCGCGTCTCTGCTGGTTATCTCGGGGCTGAGTTTCAAGAGACTATG gAAGGTACACCGCGAATGCATCCAGCAGAAAGCGTAGCTTCACCAGTTAGCCATAGGCTTCCAGGACTGATGGAGTTCCAAGGAGTTGGCTTGAGATCTCAATACCCTGCTGAGAGAAAATGGGCTCTTGGACTTCAG tttgattga
- the LOC108813330 gene encoding probable mitochondrial-processing peptidase subunit beta, mitochondrial, which produces MAIKNLLTSALRSQRRLALNQSARASSSISALDSSSPATHSPAPPILMPYDHAAEITKEKLKRLENPDQRFLKYASPLPILASHNHILSAPETRVTTLPNGLRVATESNLSSKTATVGVWIDAGSRFESDETNGTAHFLEHMIFKGTERRTVRALEEEIEDIGGHLNAYTSREQTTYYAKVMDSDVNQALDVLADILQNSKFEEQRINRERDVILREMQEVEGQTDEVVLDHLHATAFQYTPLGRTILGSAQNVKSITRDDLQNYIKTHYTASRMVIAAAGAVKHDEVVEQVKKLFNKLSSDPTSTTQLVAKEPASFTGSEVRMIDDDLPLAQFAVAFEGASWTDPDSVALMVMQTMLGSWNKNVGGGKHMGSALVQRVAINEIAESIMAFNTNYKDTGLFGVYAVAKADCLDDLSYAIMHEVTKLAFRVSDDDVTRARNQLKSSLLLHMDGTSPIAEDIGRQLLTYGRRIPTAELFARIDAVDASTVKRVANKYLYDKDIAISAIGPIQDLPDYNKFRRRTYFNRY; this is translated from the exons ATGGCGATTAAGAATCTATTGACCTCAGCTCTCCGATCTCAGAGGCGTCTAGCCCTCAACCAATCCGCACGAGCTTCCTCCTCGATCTCAGCTCTCGATTCGTCTTCTCCGGCGACTCACTCCCCCGCGCCGCCGATTCTCATGCCCTACGACCACGCCGCCGAGATCACAAAGGAGAAGCTCAAAAGGCTGGAGAACCCCGATCAGAGATTCCTCAAATACGCGTCTCCGCTTCCAATCCTCGCCTCGCACAACCACATCCTGTCGGCTCCGGAGACACGTGTCACCACCCTGCCCAACGGTCTGCGAGTCGCCACGGAATCCAACCTCTCGTCGAAGACGGCCACCGTCGGGGTATGGATCGACGCCGGATCGAGGTTCGAGTCCGACGAGACGAACGGGACGGCTCATTTTCTGGAGCATATGATATTCAAAGGCACGGAGAGGCGTACGGTGAGGGCGTTGGAGGAGGAGATCGAGGACATTGGTGGTCATCTCAATGCGTATACGTCGAGGGAGCAGACTACTTACTATGCGAAAGTGATGGATTCGGATGTGAACCAGGCTTTGGATGTATTGGCCGATATCTTGCAGAATTCTAAGTTCGAGGAGCAGAGGATTAACCGCGAGCGTGATGTCATCCTCAGGGAAATGCAAGAG GTGGAGGGACAAACCGATGAAGTTGTTCTTGACCATTTACATGCTACTGCGTTCCAATACACACCTCTTGGAAGAACTATTCTGGGATCTGCTCAGAATGTCAAGTCTATCACCAGAGATGATCTACAGAATTACATTAAGACTCACTACACAGCTTCCAGGATG GTGATTGCTGCGGCAGGAGCTGTCAAGCATGATGAAGTTGTTGAGCAAGTGAAGAAGCTATTTAACAAGTTGTCATCTGATCCAACTTCTACTACTCAACTGGTTGCCAAAGAACCTGCTAGTTTTACTGGTTCTGAG GTTCGAATGATTGATGACGACCTGCCCCTTGCACAATTTGCTGTTGCCTTTGAAGGAGCATCTTGGACAGATCCAGATTCTGTTGCTCTTATGGTTATGCAAACCATGTTGGGTTCATGGAACAAAAATGTTGGTGGCGGCAAACACATGGG TTCTGCCCTGGTCCAGAGGGTTGCCATTAACGAAATAGCAGAAAGTATAATGGCATTCAACACCAACTACAAGGATACTGGATTGTTTGGCGTGTACGCAGTTGCTAAG GCCGATTGCTTAGATGATTTATCATATGCCATTATGCATGAGGTAACCAAGTTGGCCTTCCGAGTTTCTGACGATGACGTGACACGTGCACGGAATCAG CTCAAATCGTCGCTTTTGCTTCACATGGATGGAACTAGCCCAATTGCTGAAGATATTGGTCGTCAG CTGCTGACATATGGGAGAAGAATCCCAACCGCTGAACTATTTGCTAGGATCGATGCTGTTGATGCCAGCACCGTTAAACGTGTTGCCAACAAGTATCTCTATGACAAG GACATTGCAATCTCAGCCATTGGTCCGATCCAAGATTTGCCAGACTATAACAAGTTCAGACGCAGAACCTACTTTAACCGTTACTAA
- the LOC108806256 gene encoding membrane-anchored ubiquitin-fold protein 1, with translation MAEVHDQLEIKFRLYDGSDIGPKSFPDATTVAALKETVISQWPREKENGPRTVKEVKLISAGKVLENNKTVKDYRSPVSTLVDAVTTMHVIIQPLLTEKEKKPKDGDPKMNKCVCSIM, from the exons ATGGCAGAAGTTCATGATCAACTAGAGATCAAGTTTCGCTTATACGACGGTTCTGATATCGGTCCTAAATCATTTCCCGATGCTACCACTGTTGCTGCATTGAAGGAGACTGTCATCTCTCAGTGGCCAAGAG AGAAGGAAAATGGACCGAGAACAGTGAAAGAGGTCAAGTTGATAAGCGCAGGGAAAGTTTTGGAGAACAACAAGACGGTTAAAGACTACCGAAGCCCTGTCTCTACTCTCGTAGACGCTGTTACCACAATGCATGTCATCATCCAACCTCTGCTTACtgaaaaag AAAAGAAGCCTAAAGATGGTGATCCCAAGATGAACAAATGTGTATGTTCAATCATGTAA
- the LOC108805991 gene encoding cyclin-dependent kinase C-2 C-like: MGCFNSKHSSPAGPPRHLRRRLDTAVHRSHPQNNHKPHVLPSPPPHRRVVNSSPKKHRNKDDDAARSRTTGVSLRSGLTHGNVEAEQVAAGWPSWLSSAAPEAVHGWSPLRAEDFEKREKIGQGTYSNVFRACEVSTGRVMALKKIRVQNFETENIRFIAREIMILRRLDHPNIMKLEGIIASRNSNSMYFVFDYMEHDLDGLCSSPDIKFTEAQIKCYMHQLLLGVEHCHLRGIMHRDIKAANILVNNKGVLKLADFGLANIVTPRNKNQLTSRVVTLWYRAPELLMGSTSYSVSIDLWSVGCVFAEILTGRPLLKGRTEIEQLHKIYKLCGPPDEEFWEKNNKLHAQTKMFRPQHQYEGCLRESFEEFPKTAVNLLEKLLSTNPEKRGTASSAIMSEYFNTKPYACDPSTLPKYPPNKEMDAKYREELQRRRRVGIRKIDNLAPKKSGKSRRTIKEPTNLNKLPTQQEGKKEAETEITVQTPSGTSQATTRSEFPYTGLSQTTAPASGFAWAGAKKRKENDAASTLTYNQPAGSASHVSGMSMAFAKNTFGLTINEDKPSFLRPHVSLDSSDVLLFPGVHHKKSEKYTELTNATGANLKIFQSNGMNEILRRTESDAIVDVRRPPRIERG; this comes from the exons ATGGGTTGCTTCAACTCCAAGCATTCTTCTCCCGCTGGTCCTCCACGCCATCTCCGCCGCCGTCTAGACACTGCCGTCCACCGGAGTCATCCCCAAAACAACCACAAACCTCATGTTCTTCCCAGTCCGCCACCTCACCGCCGTGTCGTTAACTCATCTCCAAAAAAACATCGCAATAAAGACGATGATGCTGCAAGATCGAGGACAACCGGAGTTAGCCTGAGATCGGGATTGACGCATGGCAATGTAGAGGCTGAGCAGGTGGCGGCTGGTTGGCCTTCATGGCTCAGCTCCGCTGCACCGGAGGCCGTTCATGGATGGAGCCCATTACGTGCGGAGGACTTCGAAAAAAGAGAGAAG aTTGGGCAAGGGACGTATAGCAACGTGTTCCGGGCTTGTGAGGTATCGACGGGACGAGTTATGGCTCTAAAGAAAATAAGGGTTCAGAATTTTGAAACTGAAAACATAAGATTCATAGCGAGAGAAATCATGATTTTGAGAAGATTAGATCATCCAAACATCATGAAACTCGAAGGGATCATCGCCTCACGGAATTCAAATAGCATGTACTTTGTCTTCGATTACATGGAACACGATCTCGACGGCTTATGTTCATCTCCTGACATCAAATTCACCGAGGCACAG aTAAAATGCTACATGCATCAGCTTCTGTTGGGAGTAGAACATTGTCATTTACGAGGGATAATGCACAGAGACATTAAAGCTGCAAACATTCTGGTGAATAACAAAGGAGTTTTGAAGCTAGCTGATTTTGGACTAGCCAACATTGTAACGCCAAGAAACAAGAACCAGCTAACAAGTCGGGTTGTGACGCTATGGTACCGTGCACCAGAACTTCTAATGGGTTCCACGAGTTATAGCGTGTCAATCGATCTTTGGAGCGTTGGATGTGTTTTCGCTGAGATTCTTACCGGAAGACCACTTCTTAAAGGTAGAACAGAG ATTGAACAACTTCACAAGATCTATAAACTCTGTGGACCCCCAGATGAAGAATTTTGGGAAAAGAACAATAAGCTTCATGCTCAAACTAAGATGTTTAGACCACAACATCAATATGAAGGTTGCTTGAGAGAAAGTTTTGAGGAGTTTCCAAAAACAGCAGTTAATCTTCTGGAGAAACTATTATCTACTAATCCTGAGAAACGAGGAACTGCCTCTTCTGCTATCATGTCAGAg TACTTTAACACAAAGCCTTACGCTTGTGATCCATCGACGTTGCCTAAGTACCCTCCTAACAAAGAAATGGATGCTAAGTACCGTGAAGAACTTCAACGAAG gaGAAGAGTTGGTATAAGGAAAATAGATAACTTGGCACCTAAGAAATCAGGGAAATCACGTAGAACAATCAAAGAGCCTACTAATCTTAACAAGTTGCCAACGCAACAG GAAGGGAAGAAGGAAGCCGAGACAGAGATCACTGTCCAGACCCCATCGGGAACATCTCAAGCGACGACTCGAAGCGAGTTTCCGTACACCGGTTTATCTCAAACCACGGCTCCGGCAAGCGGGTTTGCATGGGCTGGGGCTAAGAAGAGGAAAGAAAACGACGCAGCTTCAACGCTGACTTATAATCAGCCTGCAGGATCTGCGAGTCATGTCAGTGGTATGAGCATGGCGTTTGCTAAGAACACTTTTGGGCTAACAATAAACGAAGACAAGCCGAGCTTTCTTAGGCCGCACGTTTCTCTAGACTCCTCTGACGTGTTGTTGTTCCCTGGCGTGCATCACAAGAAGTCGGAAAAATATACG GAATTGACGAATGCTACTGGGGCGAATCTGAAGATTTTTCAAAGTAATGGGATGAACGAGATACTACGAAGGACTGAAAGTGATGCCATTGTCGATGTTCGAAGACCGCCAAGAATAGAAAGAGGTTAA
- the LOC108809351 gene encoding early nodulin-like protein 16, with amino-acid sequence MVRLALIAAAVVLAFLAAAPVTEVDAKRWIVGDNKFWNPNINYTIWAQDKHFYRDDWLYFVYERNQYNVIEVNQTNYISCNADNPIANWSRGSGRDVVHLNVTRHYYLISGSGGGCYGGMKLDVLVEKPPPPPTAAPIKNSARGAFSDFGSAHRFVIPVAVFTVIGTMWDAVLRFC; translated from the exons ATGGTGAGACTTGCGTTAATAGCTGCGGCAGTGGTTCTGGCTTTTCTTGCGGCAGCTCCGGTGACTGAGGTGGACGCTAAGAGATGGATAGTGGGTGATAACAAGTTCTGGAATCCTAATATCAACTATACCATTTGGGCTCAGGACAAACATTTCTACCGCGACGACTGGCTCT attttgTGTACGAGAGAAACCAATACAACGTTATAGAAGTGAACCAGACCAACTACATAAGTTGCAATGCCGATAACCCGATCGCTAATTGGAGCCGTGGGTCTGGAAGGGACGTTGTTCATCTCAATGTGACCAGACATTACTATCTCATTAGCGGTAGCGGTGGTGGATGTTACGGTGGTATGAAGCTCGATGTTTTAGTTGAGAAACCGCCTCCCCCACCAACCGCAGCACCTATCAAGAACAGTGCAAGAGGAGCCTTCTCCGATTTTGGTTCTGCACATCGGTTTGTCATTCCAGTAGCTGTTTTTACAGTGATCGGGACAATGTGGGACGCGGTACTGCGGTTTTGTTAA
- the LOC108807289 gene encoding 40S ribosomal protein S19-1: MATGKTVKDVSPHDFVKAYASHLKRSGKIELPSWTDIVKTGKLKELAPYDPDWYYIRAASMARKVYLRGGLGVGAFRRIYGGSKRNGSRPPHFCKSSGGIARHILQQLETMNIVEIDTKGGRRITSSGQRDLDQVAGRIAVEI, from the exons ATGGCAACGGGTAAAACAGTGAAAGACGTCTCTCCACATGACTTTGTCAAGGCTTACGCTTCTCATCTCAAGCGATCTGGCAAG ATCGAGCTTCCATCATGGACAGACATTGTGAAGACCGGGAAGTTGAAGGAGCTTGCCCCTTATGATCCTGATTGGTATTACATCAGAGCTg CATCTATGGCAAGGAAGGTATACCTGAGGGGAGGTCTTGGAGTTGGTGCTTTCCGTAGAATCTATGGTGGCAGCAAGAGAAACGGCAGTCGCCCACCACATTTCTGCAAAAGCAGCGGTGGCATTGCCCGTCACATTCTCCAGCAGTTGGAGACTATGAACATTGTTGAGATTGACACCAAAGG aggaagaagaatcaCTTCAAGTGGACAACGGGATTTGGACCAGGTTGCTGGACGTATTGCAGTTGAAATTTGA
- the LOC108810816 gene encoding protein SPIRAL1-like 3 — protein MGKARGVNSGVHQSSLGYLFGPSGDSPSSAAATLGTTTTTTTTTTTDGTGRRPVTTTTTTITDNNNRLAAGVRGSPNNYFRSEGQNSGNFLTERPSTKVRSAPGGVSSLGYLFGGLNDADSVKK, from the exons atgGGTAAAGCAAGAGGAGTAAATAGTGGTGTTCATCAAAGCTCTCTCGGTTATCTCTTTGGTCCTTCCGGGGATTCTCCTTCCTCTGCCGCTGCAACATTGGGGACCACAACCACGACAACCACGACAACCACAACAGACGGAACCGGAAGAAGACCAGTTACGACCACGACCACCACCATCActgataataataatagattagCTGCAGGTGTAAGAGGAAGTCCTAATAATTACTTCAGATCAGAAGGCCAAAACTCTGGAAACTTTCTCACG GAGAGGCCTTCTACTAAGGTTCGTTCAGCTCCTGGGGGAGTATCATCTCTTGGCTATCTCTTTGGAGGACTAAATGATGCTGATTCTGTTAAGAAATGA
- the LOC108806255 gene encoding uncharacterized protein LOC108806255, with protein MAAAAMAVHLPKPKIPLDQNSSFLGVSLKKLGRSMSLNRKMKGPVMVSAASTTSSKTAVTEDGDRSKRFYINFTGFPFPLGPFLNRRTIRTEAVKGSIWMFEQEQALGFSSVSTNIRMTVIKLKSGGLWVHAPIAPTKECIQLIEELGAPVEYIVLPTFAYEHKIFVGPFSRKFPKAQVWVAPRQWSWPLNLPLEFFGIFRAKTIKDGDLSTPWADEIEQKVLSSPEVGIGPYVEVAFYHKRSRTLLVTDAVIFVPRKPPSSISSESLLASAKNGLAVKILSKGKQVPDDPVVDTPNTRQKGWERMVLQILFLGPSNLLEPNASFAQMSQKLIVSPIVKTLVFSKVPEKVRDWIDEIASEWRFKRIIPAHFEAPVNAGRSEFLAAFGFLDDLLGERYVNRPPSLSVLFTSMMGKAASYFPPDDMRTLSSLDQFLVSVGAVKKTVSGRKRR; from the exons ATGGCTGCAGCGGCCATGGCCGTTCATCTGCCGAAACCCAAAATTCCGTTGGATCAAAACTCTAGCTTTCTCGGTGTGTCCTTAAAGAAGTTGGGTCGATCCATGTCCCTAAACCGTAAAATGAAAGGTCCGGTTATGGTTTCAGCCGCTTCGACGACGAGCAGCAAGACAGCCGTTACAGAAGATGGCGATCGAAGCAAACGGTTTTATATAAACTTCACTGGATTCCCATTTCCTCTTGGTCCTTTCCTTAACCGTCGCACCATCAGAACCGAG GCGGTCAAAGGTAGCATATGGATGTTTGAACAAGAACAAGCTTTAGGTTTCAGCAGTGTCTCCACCAACATAAGAATGACTGTCATCAAACTCAAATCCGGTGGTTTATGGGTTCATGCTCCCATTGCCCCCACCAAAGAGTGTATTCAG CTTATCGAGGAGTTGGGAGCTCCCGTTGAGTACATTGTCCTCCCAACTTTTGCTTACGAGCACAAGATATTCGTCGGTCCGTTCTCTAGAAAGTTCCCCAAGGCTCAAGTATGGGTGGCGCCAAGACAATGGAGCTGGCCATTGAACTTACCACTAGAGTTTTTCGGTATCTTTCGCGCGAAAACCATTAAAGACGGAGACTTATCAACCCCGTGGGCTGATGAGATCGAGCAGAAAGTCCTTAGCTCTCCTGAAGTTG GAATTGGACCGTATGTGGAAGTAGCGTTCTACCATAAACGTTCAAGAACTCTATTAGTCACTGATGCTGTGATCTTCGTCCCGAGGAAGCCGCCCTCGAGTATCAGCAGCGAATCTTTGCTGGCTTCTGCTAAGAACGGACTAGCTGTGAAGATACTTAGCAAAGGCAAACAAGTACCCGATGACCCTGTCGTTGATACCCCAAACACCCGCCAAAAAG GATGGGAGAGAATGGTACTGCAGATCCTGTTCCTCGGTCCTTCGAATCTCTTGGAACCAAACGCGAGCTTCGCGCAGATGTCACAGAAGCTGATCGTTTCTCCCATTGTCAAGACTCTGGTCTTCAGCAAAGTCCCTGAGAAGGTGAGGGATTGGATCGATGAGATAGCGAGTGAGTGGAGGTTCAAGAGGATAATACCAGCTCATTTCGAGGCTCCTGTAAACGCAGGGAGGTCAGAGTTTCTAGCTGCGTTTGGGTTTCTCGATGATCTTCTTGGGGAAAGATATGTAAACCGTCCACCTTCACTCTCTGTTCTCTTCACTTCGATGATGGGTAAAGCGGCTAGCTATTTTCCTCCGGATGATATGAGAACTCTCTCTTCTCTTGATCAGTTCTTAGTCTCTGTTGGTGCTGTTAAAAAGACCGTCTCTGGTAGAAAACGAAGATGA
- the LOC108813407 gene encoding transcription factor MYB106 translates to MGRSPCCDKAGLKKGPWTPEEDQKLLAYIEEHGHGSWRSLPEKAGLQRCGKSCRLRWTNYLRPDIKRGKFTVQEEQTIIQLHALLGNRWSAIATHLAKRTDNEIKNYWNTHLKKRLVKMGIDPVTHKHKNETLLSSTGQSKSAAATLSHMAQWESARLEAEARLARESKLLHLQHYQNKKAAATPNHCLAHKSSANWTKPNKGNGDQQLESPTSTVTFSENHHLMIMPSGENNNVPNMNEFAVTSSTSSDVKDSDHDWMRQINCPTEGLTSLLLGDSADRSLSTVKNDEAEAGAVAVNESEYSYYEDNKNYWNSILNLVDSSPSDSSTMF, encoded by the exons ATGGGAAGATCGCCGTGCTGTGATAAGGCTGGGTTAAAGAAAGGGCCATGGACACCAGAAGAGGATCAGAAACTTTTGGCTTACATTGAAGAGCATGGTCATGGAAGCTGGCGCTCTTTGCCTGAGAAAGCTG GTCTCCAGAGATGTGGAAAGAGTTGCAGACTCAGATGGACTAATTACCTAAGACCTGACATCAAGAGAGGCAAATTCACTGTACAAGAAGAACAAACCATCATTCAACTCCACGCTCTCCTCGGAAACAG ATGGTCCGCGATTGCAACTCACTTGGCAAAAAGGACAGACAACGAGATCAAGAACTACTGGAACACACACTTGAAGAAACGTCTGGTTAAAATGGGGATAGATCCAGTGACTCACAAGCACAAAAACGAGACTCTCTTGTCTTCCACAGGTCAATCCAAGAGCGCAGCAGCCACGCTTAGCCACATGGCTCAGTGGGAGAGTGCTCGGCTCGAAGCTGAAGCAAGACTAGCCAGAGAATCAAAGCTTCTCCATCTACAGCATTACCAAAACAAGAAAGCAGCAGCAACTCCTAATCATTGCTTGGCTCACAAGTCATCAGCAAATtggacaaaaccaaacaaag GAAACGGAGATCAACAGCTTGAATCACCGACATCGACGGTGACTTTCTCCGAGAATCACCATCTGATGATCATGCCTTCGGGAGAGAATAACAACGTTCCGAACATGAATGAATTCGCCGTGACTTCTTCCACCTCCTCCGATGTCAAAGATTCCGACCACGACTGGATGAGGCAGATCAACTGTCCGACAGAAGGACTCACCAGCCTTCTGCTCGGTGATTCAGCTGATCGGAGTCTCTCCACCGTTAAAAACGACGAGGCGGAGGCCGGAGCCGTCGCAGTCAACGAGAGTGAGTATAGCTACTATGAGGACAACAAGAACTACTGGAATAGCATTCTCAACTTGGTTGATTCTTCACCCTCCGATTCATCAACCATGTTCTGA
- the LOC108805992 gene encoding SNF1-related protein kinase catalytic subunit alpha KIN10 isoform X1 — MDGSGGGRGGGVESILPNYKLGRTLGIGSFGRVKIAEHSLTGHKVAIKILNRRKIKNMEMEEKVRREIKILRLFMHPHIIRLYEVIETPTDIYLVMEYVNSGELFDYIVEKGRLQEDEARNFFQQIISGVEYCHRNMVVHRDLKPENLLLDSKCNVKIADFGLSNIMRDGHFLKTSCGSPNYAAPEVISGKLYAGPEVDVWSCGVILYALLCGTLPFDDENIPNLFKKIKGGIYTLPSHLSGGARDLIPRMLVVDPMKRVTIPEIRQHHWFQAHLPRYLAVPPPDTVQQAKKIDEEILQEVINMGFDRNLLIESLRNRTQNDGTVTYYLILDNRFRVSAGYLGAEFQETMEGTPRMHPAESVASPVSHRLPGLMEFQGVGLRSQYPAERKWALGLQSRAHPREIMTEVLKALQDLSVCWKKIGPYNMKCRWVPNNSDRMLSNSMHDNNYFGDDSSIVENDAAVKSPNVVKFEIQLYKTRDDKYLLDLQRVHGPQFLFLDLCAAFLAQLRVL; from the exons ATGGATGGATCAGGAGGAGGTAGAGGTGGTGGCGTGGAATCGATTCTACCTAATTACAAGCTTGGCAGAACTCTCGGTATCGGTTCCTTTGGTCGTGTTAAGATTGCTGAACACTCTTTGACCGGACACAAAGTTGCCATCAAGATCCTCAACCGTCGCAAAATCAAGAACATGGAGATGGAGGAAAAAG TGAGGAGAGAGATCAAAATCCTGAGACTCTTTATGCATCCTCACATCATCCGTCTCTATGAAGTCATCGAGACTCCCACTGATATCTATCTCGTCATGGAGTATGTCAACTCTGGTGAGCTCTTTGACTATATTGTGGAGAAGGGTAGACTACAGGAGGACGAGGCCAGGAACTTTTTTCAGCAg ATAATATCGGGAGTTGAGTATTGCCATCGGAATATGGTTGTTCACAGGGATCTTAAGCCTGAAAACTTGCTTTTGGACTCCAAATGCAATGTAAAAATTGCTGATTTTGGACTGAGCAACATTATGCGAGATGGTCATTTTCTCAAGACAAGCTGTGGTAGTCCCAATTACGCTGCTCCAGAG GTCATTTCGGGCAAATTATATGCTGGCCCTGAAGTAGACGTCTGGAGCTGTGGTGTGATACTCTACGCTCTTCTCTGTGGGACTCTTCCCTTTGATGATGAGAACATTCCCAACCTTTTTAAGAAGATTAAG GGAGGAATATACACACTACCTAGCCATTTATCCGGTGGTGCTAGAGATCTGATCCCCAGGATGCTCGTGGTAGACCCCATGAAAAGAGTAACCATTCCTGAGATACGGCAACACCATTGGTTCCAAGCTCATCTTCCTAGGTATTTAGCTGTTCCTCCTCCAGATACGGTTCAGCAGGCCAAAAAG ATTGACGAGGAGATTCTCCAAGAAGTTATCAATATGGGATTTGACAGAAACCTCCTCATTGAGTCTCTCCGCAACCGGACCCAAAATGAT GGGACTGTGACATACTATCTGATACTGGACAACCGGTTCCGCGTCTCTGCTGGTTATCTCGGGGCTGAGTTTCAAGAGACTATG gAAGGTACACCGCGAATGCATCCAGCAGAAAGCGTAGCTTCACCAGTTAGCCATAGGCTTCCAGGACTGATGGAGTTCCAAGGAGTTGGCTTGAGATCTCAATACCCTGCTGAGAGAAAATGGGCTCTTGGACTTCAG TCTAGGGCTCACCCGCGTGAAATAATGACAGAGGTCTTGAAAGCCCTGCAAGATTTGAGTGTGTGTTGGAAGAAGATAGGGCCATACAACATGAAGTGCAGATGGGTTCCTAACAACTCAGATAGAATGCTCAGTAACTCGATGCATGATAACAACTACTTCGGAGATGACTCCAGCATAGTAGAAAACGATGCAGCTGTTAAGTCTCCAAATGTTGTCAAGTTTGAAATtcag TTGTATAAAACACGGGACGACAAGTATCTGCTGGATCTGCAGAGAGTACATGGTCCTCAGTTCCTGTTCTTGGATCTCTGTGCTGCTTTTCTTGCTCAGCTCCGAGTCCTCTGA